A stretch of the Vagococcus xieshaowenii genome encodes the following:
- a CDS encoding MFS transporter yields the protein MENELEKTKENKKNFYMLLAIFIGYSCIYLDKTAISLSMVSIGESLNMTASQKGLILSIFFLGYTIFQIPYSYLSNKIGSRKVLITSIIGVGIFMILFGFGTSVLYLILIRFFTGSFAHAGYPSAVSSFISQEVSDEKKGSVQSTMIASSGFAAIIGPPLIAILFGVFDWNTTYLILGCMVVLVGIYMMFAIPKDVGQPIVQEGNQKSLSFGQVLKDSTVWIMICAAFFINAGLYGLNSWLPSYLSEEFSLSMSMVSVISVLMGVGTLAAGMLGGIIVNSYFRGKEKRVILIAALLGALFVFMVSKSHSVVISVVLITLCTICSTVAFSTLMSLPVKLFSNYEVSSKYATINAIGVSGGFVAPTVMGAMVEATGGYSSAFLFIMATLICSGIFTMLIKAKRI from the coding sequence ATGGAAAATGAATTAGAAAAAACAAAGGAAAACAAGAAAAATTTTTATATGCTTCTAGCCATATTTATTGGTTATTCCTGTATATACCTTGATAAAACAGCTATTTCGTTATCAATGGTTAGTATCGGTGAATCATTAAACATGACCGCTAGTCAAAAAGGGTTAATCTTAAGTATTTTTTTCCTGGGCTATACTATTTTTCAAATACCGTATAGTTATTTAAGTAATAAGATAGGCTCAAGAAAAGTATTAATTACATCAATTATTGGTGTTGGGATTTTTATGATATTATTTGGTTTTGGAACATCGGTATTATATTTAATCCTTATTCGTTTTTTTACTGGGTCATTTGCTCATGCAGGTTATCCATCGGCTGTTAGTTCGTTTATTTCGCAAGAAGTATCTGATGAGAAAAAGGGTTCTGTACAATCTACAATGATCGCTTCATCAGGATTTGCAGCTATTATTGGACCACCGTTAATTGCTATTTTATTTGGTGTCTTTGATTGGAATACCACGTATTTAATCTTAGGTTGTATGGTCGTCTTAGTCGGTATTTACATGATGTTTGCTATTCCTAAAGATGTTGGTCAGCCAATTGTGCAAGAAGGAAATCAAAAGAGCTTATCTTTTGGGCAAGTACTAAAAGATTCAACCGTTTGGATTATGATTTGTGCGGCATTCTTTATTAATGCTGGACTATATGGTTTAAATAGTTGGCTGCCTTCATACTTAAGTGAAGAATTCAGTTTATCAATGTCAATGGTATCTGTGATTTCTGTTTTGATGGGAGTTGGAACGCTTGCTGCAGGAATGCTAGGTGGTATTATTGTTAATAGTTATTTTAGAGGGAAAGAAAAGCGTGTTATTTTAATTGCAGCGTTACTAGGTGCATTATTTGTATTTATGGTATCAAAATCTCATTCTGTCGTAATAAGTGTGGTGCTTATCACTTTATGTACAATTTGTTCAACTGTTGCATTTTCAACTTTGATGAGTTTACCAGTCAAACTATTTTCTAATTATGAAGTATCATCAAAATATGCAACGATTAATGCTATTGGTGTTTCTGGTGGATTCGTGGCACCAACCGTTATGGGGGCTATGGTAGAAGCTACGGGTGGCTATAGTTCAGCATTTTTATTCATCATGGCAACTTTAATTTGTTCAGGTATATTTACAATGTTAATCAAAGCAAAACGCATATAA
- a CDS encoding NADPH-dependent oxidoreductase: MNKVIKKMKEHVSVREFETTPLSSEEKQALLEASQSGSSSNFVQAFSIIEITDSRQREALANITNSAEYVKNTGTFYMFVADLYRQAKILETYQQPLDAIKNMESLLVAVVDTTIAAEDMTVAAESMDLGICYIGGLRNDIKQVANLLDLPPFTVPLFGLSVGIPKTKNQVKPRLPIENQMSENTYDREKLTDLTDYEDITRQYYGSRTSNAQETSWSFKNAEFFGEVRRKEVAIFLKEQGFTLE; encoded by the coding sequence ATGAACAAAGTCATAAAAAAAATGAAAGAACATGTCTCAGTTAGAGAATTCGAAACAACCCCACTCTCAAGTGAAGAGAAACAAGCTTTATTAGAAGCCTCTCAAAGTGGTTCTTCTTCTAATTTTGTTCAAGCATTTTCGATTATTGAAATAACAGATTCAAGACAACGGGAAGCCTTGGCTAATATTACCAATAGTGCCGAGTATGTCAAAAATACTGGTACATTTTATATGTTTGTAGCTGATTTATATCGTCAGGCTAAAATTTTAGAAACCTACCAACAACCGCTAGATGCTATTAAAAACATGGAGAGTTTGTTGGTTGCAGTTGTTGATACAACAATTGCGGCTGAAGATATGACAGTTGCTGCTGAATCGATGGACTTAGGTATCTGTTATATTGGTGGTCTTCGTAACGATATCAAACAAGTCGCTAATCTTTTAGATTTACCACCATTTACCGTGCCACTATTCGGATTAAGTGTTGGAATTCCCAAAACTAAAAATCAAGTAAAACCACGTCTGCCAATTGAAAATCAAATGTCAGAAAATACGTATGACCGTGAAAAATTAACGGATTTAACAGATTATGAAGACATCACACGTCAGTACTACGGTAGCCGTACAAGTAACGCTCAAGAGACATCATGGTCATTTAAAAATGCTGAATTCTTTGGAGAAGTAAGAAGGAAAGAAGTGGCCATTTTCCTGAAAGAGCAAGGATTCACATTGGAGTAA
- a CDS encoding NAD(P)-dependent oxidoreductase: MKLLILGASGRTGQELVKQALEAGHDVIVYVRNADSLRHHKHLKIIQAPLTDQKKLASAISLAEAILVTLGNPQADKNVSLFEWVIPMLISLMEDKGVKRLIIMSALGVGNTYRNAPIHYKLAAKTFLRGAFKDHLLGESRLWRTELDWTTIHPGILTDKDKTTTPFVVLANSGYQMPVNSSTNRSDVAQVMLNILNDKNTYAKELIVSSNTKIKL; encoded by the coding sequence ATGAAACTTTTAATTTTAGGAGCTTCTGGACGTACGGGGCAAGAACTTGTAAAACAAGCATTGGAAGCAGGACATGATGTGATAGTGTATGTTAGAAATGCCGATTCTTTAAGACACCATAAACATCTCAAAATTATTCAAGCCCCACTTACAGATCAGAAAAAATTAGCATCAGCTATTTCCTTAGCTGAAGCAATTCTGGTGACATTAGGTAATCCTCAAGCAGATAAAAATGTTTCATTATTTGAATGGGTTATCCCCATGTTAATAAGTCTTATGGAAGACAAAGGAGTTAAACGCCTGATTATTATGTCGGCATTAGGGGTAGGTAACACCTATCGTAATGCGCCTATACACTATAAATTAGCGGCCAAAACATTTTTAAGAGGTGCATTTAAAGATCATTTACTAGGTGAATCAAGATTATGGAGAACAGAACTTGATTGGACAACCATCCATCCGGGGATACTGACAGATAAAGACAAAACGACGACTCCTTTTGTTGTGCTAGCTAATAGCGGTTACCAAATGCCAGTTAATTCTTCAACTAATCGATCAGATGTAGCACAAGTGATGTTAAACATACTCAATGATAAGAATACTTACGCTAAAGAGCTCATTGTCTCTTCAAACACCAAAATTAAACTATAA